In Candidatus Caccoplasma merdavium, one DNA window encodes the following:
- a CDS encoding ribonuclease Z, with product MTRFELSILGCGSAFPTLRHNPSAQALTHRDRVFLVDCGEGTQQHYRRQGLKLMRLQHIFISHLHGDHCLGLVGLISTLGLLDRGGEVVIHTVPDALRIFPPLFETFCQDLPFEVRIEPFSPFASEVVYEDDTLTVKTLPLKHRIPAAGFLFEEKEAPRHLLGDVAEYYKIPHYRRAEIKAGADFVLPDGTVVPNDRLTRPAAPPVRYAYCSDTAYNEKLIPLVEGVDLLYHEATFGDEAVAMARRTFHSTARQAATLARNAQVKKLMIGHFSARYNDEETLLAEAREEFPETILACEGLKYSF from the coding sequence ATGACCCGATTTGAATTGTCGATATTGGGGTGCGGCTCGGCATTCCCCACCCTTCGCCATAATCCCAGTGCCCAGGCGTTGACCCACCGCGACCGCGTGTTCCTTGTCGATTGCGGGGAGGGCACGCAGCAGCACTACCGCCGGCAGGGGTTGAAGCTCATGCGGTTGCAGCACATCTTTATCTCGCATCTCCACGGCGACCACTGCCTGGGTTTGGTCGGTCTCATCTCGACGCTGGGGCTTCTCGACCGGGGCGGTGAGGTGGTCATACACACGGTACCCGACGCTTTGCGCATCTTTCCTCCCTTGTTCGAGACCTTTTGCCAGGACTTGCCCTTTGAGGTGCGCATCGAGCCTTTTTCGCCTTTTGCGTCGGAGGTGGTCTATGAAGACGACACCCTCACGGTCAAGACCCTCCCTTTGAAACACCGCATTCCCGCAGCCGGCTTCCTTTTCGAGGAAAAGGAGGCTCCGCGACATCTCTTGGGCGATGTTGCCGAATATTATAAGATACCCCATTATCGCCGGGCCGAAATCAAGGCCGGAGCCGATTTCGTGTTACCCGACGGGACGGTTGTCCCCAACGACCGCCTGACGCGTCCGGCTGCGCCGCCGGTGCGTTATGCCTACTGTTCCGATACCGCCTACAACGAGAAGCTCATACCCCTTGTCGAAGGGGTCGACCTGCTTTACCACGAAGCTACCTTCGGCGACGAAGCCGTGGCCATGGCCCGCCGCACGTTTCACTCCACGGCCCGACAAGCCGCCACATTGGCACGGAACGCACAGGTGAAGAAGTTGATGATAGGCCACTTCTCGGCTCGTTACAACGACGAGGAAACCTTGTTGGCAGAGGCCCGGGAAGAATTCCCCGAGACAATACTTGCATGTGAAGGATTGAAATATTCATTTTGA